The Acutalibacter muris genomic sequence CCAGGAGAAGGCCATTGATAACATGATTGAAAGCAACCGGGATTTCTCCCAGTGGTTCGGCGACAACTTGGAGGGCATAGATGAAATCAAGCTTTGGGGCCTGTTCGAGAGCCGGGACAGGGTGTTCCGGGAAAAGCTCGACGGCATACTGCGCCTTCAGAAGGGCAACGCCATGATTGACGCCTGGAATATCCTTTTGGAGTCGCTGCTGGAGTGGAGCGTCACAATTTTGCTGTACCTGGTGGGTGGCCTCCTCATCTGCAGCGGCAGCCTGACCATCGGCGCGGTGTTCGCCTTTGTGTCATATTCCTGGTACGTGACCGGGCCGGTGTCAGCGTTGCTGAATTTGAAGATGTACTTCGCACGCATACTGCCCTCAGCACGCCGGCTGTTCAAGTTCCTGGGCCAGGAGACGGAACAAGACGGGGGCAAGGGGAAGGTGAAAACCCAGCCGCCCCGGCTTGAGTTCAAGGACGTGACATTTGCCTATAATGAGAAACAGCCCATTCTTAAAGGTGCAAGTTTCCGTGTGGAACCCGGGGAGAAGATTGCCATAATCGGCCGGAATGGCAGCGGTAAGTCAACAATACTGAACCTTCTTCTGCGGTTCTACGCGCCGGATTCCGGGTCGATTACGGCGGACGGAGTGCCAATATCACAACTCGCGCTGAACGAATACCGCGCCCTATTCTCAGTGGTAAGCCAGGAACCATATCTTTTCCTGGGGGATATCACGGAGAACGTCAACCTGACTGGGCGGGCTTCGCAGGAGAGGCTGAAAGTCGCCCTGGAGACTAGCGGCATGGCGAACTACGCGGAGCGTATGCCGGAGGGCGTAAAGACCCAAATTGGCCGCAACGGAGCTCGACTATCCGGCGGAGAGAAGCAAAAACTTGCGGTAGCAAGGGCTCTATTGAAGGACGCGCCCATTGTGATTTTTGATGAGGCCACCTCTGGCTTCGATGTTGAGTCGGATGCATACCTTCATGATGTGGTGGTGAATCGGATGGCGGGGAAATCGGTTATCATGATAACCCATCGGTATAAGAATTTGGAGGGGATGGACAGGGTCTATCGGTTAGAGAATGGGCAAGTCGCAATTATATGATTGACGAGTGCTATACCAAAGATTTGTGCAGCTTATCTTATTTTTGGGGTGGTCAATGTGGCTCTTTTGTTAGTGTTTCTTTTACAGAGAAAAGTGACGGAATCATTTGAGTTATGAGAATCTTGCATGGAAAGAACCATGGGAAATTGGGAGGAAAAAATGGCGTACATCACATTTATCACACCGTTCGGACATCGGTTATATGATCGAGAACAAAATAGGATAATCCATTTACAGTTGCATGAGTATAAAGCTTTAGAAAATGTAAAAATGGGTTGTGGAACAAAGGAAGACTATGCAATTTTAAGAAAATTGCAAAACCACGGGTTCTGTTGTGCAAGTGATTTAAACAAAATTGAGCATCCGGCAACAAAGAACATTGAGACAATCGTGAGAAACAATATCAATCAGATCGTGTTGCAAATTACACAAAATTGCAATTTGAGATGCTCATATTGCACCTATTCTGGTAATTATTATAACCGTACTCATAGCAAAAAGAGTATGGATGTTAAAACAGCATTGGCAGCAGTTGATTTTCTTATGTTGCACTCATCTGGTGTGGAGGAAGTTGCAATTAGTTTTTATGGAGGCGAGCCAATACTAGAATTTGAACTAATAAAAAGCGTTGTACATTATGTAAAGCAAAATTATCCGGAAAAGAAAGTGCGATATAACCTCACAACTAATCTTACGATGTTTAATGATTATGTAATCGATTTTTTGATTAAAAATGACGTCTCTGTGATGATTAGTATTGACGGGCCAGAGAAGGTGCAGGATAAGTATAGAGTATTTTCTAATGGCAAAGGCTCTTATTCAACTGTCGTTTCAAATGCAAAACGAATATGTGAAAAATCAAAGGAATACTTTGCCAAATGTTTAACAAATACGGTTATCTCTCCTGGAAGTGACTATAGAGATATCCTTGATTTCCTCGATGGTGACGAACTTTTTGGTCCTCTTTATTCAACATCTACTTTGGTTAATGATGATGATTCAAAAATTCCGATATCCTACGATGATGATTATTATTGTATTTATAAAAAGGAAAAATTCAAACTGATGCTTGCGATGCTTGGCTTAATTGATTTTGAATCCGTATCATCTTTGGTTAAAGCCGATTTGACTGAAATCCTAAAAATGGATAGACTCCTCCTAATCGGAGGTACTCACCGAATGAAAGCTCACCATCCCGGAGGACCATGTATCCCTGGTCAAAAACGGGTTTTTGTAGATGTGAATGGATATTTTTATCCTTGCGAAAAAATAGCGGAAGTTGATAATTTTAAAATTGGGGATATTACTCATGGTTTAGATTATGAGAAAATAAGGCAAATGATTAACGTAGGAAAATGTACAGAAGATGAGTGCCTTAAATGTTGGGCCTTTCTGTATTGCGGAACTTGTGTAGCAAAAATGGTGACCGAGGGGAGGATTAGTCGAAAGAAGCGATTAGAGCAATGTGGAAACACAAAGGACAATTTGCTAAGACATTTTCAAGATTTAGAAACACTGCGGTTTTATGGATGCGATTTTAAACAGGTGGAGGAAAAGTGATGAACTTATTAGTATACCCATCGTCAAAAGAGGTAAGTGCTCTAGCGAGACATAGTGAAATGGTAAAAGAGTTTGATGAAATAACATTTCTGGTTCCTAAGGGGATTGCACAGGAGGGCGTGGATTTTGCTTTGTTAGATGGTGGTCACACAACTGGGAAAAAGATTAGTACAGATCTCAAAGCAAAAATTGATACCGCGGATGCAATACTTTTTCCTGAATCAATAAGGTCATTTTCTGAAAATTACATAAAGGAGATATTTTTGTCCTCCATGCAAAAGCACAAACAGGTCTTCACTGAATATCTTCCTTGTGGTATAGAAAAAAATTCTGTGTTCCTTTTGGGCGATAATGATGAGTCTCCAAATTTCATGACAGACGACGGGCATGATAATGTATATGGAATACCTATCCCTGTAATATTTGTGCTTGGAGCAGGCCCCAACACTCAAAAGTTCTTGGTCCAAATTGCCATTTGTGATTTTTTTGAAAGGAGGGGATATTCTGTTTCGTTAATAGGTTCAAGCAGATTGTCAAAATTTTTTGGATTTCCATCACTTCCAAATTGGATGTACCAAAATGGAATAAGTGAACGTGATAAAATAATCGCTCTTAACCGTTTCTTTTATAATCAATATATTATAAGCAATCCGGATGTAATGATAATCGGAATACCGGGTGGGTTTATGCCAATGAATCCCATGAAATATGAGGAAATGGGTATTTGGTCATACCTAATCGCAAATGCCGTTACGCCAGACGCGACAGTCTTCTGTTCATATTCAATTGATTTTGAGCCAAACGCCATAGAATGGCAAAAAAATATATGCAGATATAAACTGAATTCGCCATTTAAGCATATTGCTATTTCAAACACATCAATAAATCTATCTTTGGAGTCCAGAAGATATGAATATGGTACTATACCTCTCTCATCGATAAAGAGTATTCCGCTACCCATTTGCGAAGAAACTGAGTTTTTTTATTCAGGCGATGATGAGAGCATGAGAAATATGGGGAAGTCTTTGATAAACTTTTTAGAAGATAACGTATAAAGGGATGGATTCTATGCGCGCCGAATTGATAGATAAAATTGTTCATTTGCTGAAAGAAGCAAATCCAGAGTGTTATATTACATCTTATGATGTTGGTGAAGATATATTCTCTTCTCGTTTCCAAATTGCACCAAGAGATTTGGTATATGTGTGTATGAAATTGGGAGATCAATATTCACTGGATTATAAGAAATTAGCAAATGAAATCGATGTGATTTCCCTAAATACACTATCTAGTGTCATTTCGGAAAAATAATACGGCGAATTACTGTGATAACATTAGGAATCTATTTT encodes the following:
- a CDS encoding ABC transporter ATP-binding protein; amino-acid sequence: MGTNNHNIIWRTLSYLSPYKKEFVFAGLLLVAATGIGFLQPLVIQEITDKGMMAQDISVLRRAVLALAILVLLGQVIEMAQTRLFVNVHNRTYSHIFLQTFRKLLGLKKSYFEDRNNAEILSCLQTDVSQVASITDRYTVMSISHVFRIASGIVGLLLISWKLTVIVLAMVPVKILLVRRFSKRQEKAIDNMIESNRDFSQWFGDNLEGIDEIKLWGLFESRDRVFREKLDGILRLQKGNAMIDAWNILLESLLEWSVTILLYLVGGLLICSGSLTIGAVFAFVSYSWYVTGPVSALLNLKMYFARILPSARRLFKFLGQETEQDGGKGKVKTQPPRLEFKDVTFAYNEKQPILKGASFRVEPGEKIAIIGRNGSGKSTILNLLLRFYAPDSGSITADGVPISQLALNEYRALFSVVSQEPYLFLGDITENVNLTGRASQERLKVALETSGMANYAERMPEGVKTQIGRNGARLSGGEKQKLAVARALLKDAPIVIFDEATSGFDVESDAYLHDVVVNRMAGKSVIMITHRYKNLEGMDRVYRLENGQVAII
- a CDS encoding radical SAM/SPASM domain-containing protein; protein product: MERTMGNWEEKMAYITFITPFGHRLYDREQNRIIHLQLHEYKALENVKMGCGTKEDYAILRKLQNHGFCCASDLNKIEHPATKNIETIVRNNINQIVLQITQNCNLRCSYCTYSGNYYNRTHSKKSMDVKTALAAVDFLMLHSSGVEEVAISFYGGEPILEFELIKSVVHYVKQNYPEKKVRYNLTTNLTMFNDYVIDFLIKNDVSVMISIDGPEKVQDKYRVFSNGKGSYSTVVSNAKRICEKSKEYFAKCLTNTVISPGSDYRDILDFLDGDELFGPLYSTSTLVNDDDSKIPISYDDDYYCIYKKEKFKLMLAMLGLIDFESVSSLVKADLTEILKMDRLLLIGGTHRMKAHHPGGPCIPGQKRVFVDVNGYFYPCEKIAEVDNFKIGDITHGLDYEKIRQMINVGKCTEDECLKCWAFLYCGTCVAKMVTEGRISRKKRLEQCGNTKDNLLRHFQDLETLRFYGCDFKQVEEK
- a CDS encoding TIGR04066 family peptide maturation system protein yields the protein MNLLVYPSSKEVSALARHSEMVKEFDEITFLVPKGIAQEGVDFALLDGGHTTGKKISTDLKAKIDTADAILFPESIRSFSENYIKEIFLSSMQKHKQVFTEYLPCGIEKNSVFLLGDNDESPNFMTDDGHDNVYGIPIPVIFVLGAGPNTQKFLVQIAICDFFERRGYSVSLIGSSRLSKFFGFPSLPNWMYQNGISERDKIIALNRFFYNQYIISNPDVMIIGIPGGFMPMNPMKYEEMGIWSYLIANAVTPDATVFCSYSIDFEPNAIEWQKNICRYKLNSPFKHIAISNTSINLSLESRRYEYGTIPLSSIKSIPLPICEETEFFYSGDDESMRNMGKSLINFLEDNV